In Acidobacteriota bacterium, the DNA window TCTGCCGAATCTCGAGGAACGCGAAGCCCTGGCACGGCGTGAGCGCGCGACCGGCTTCTCGGACTTCTCGTTCGCCCCGGATCCGTTCAGCCGCTGAGTACGAAGCCGATCTGGAGGAGAGCGGGAATCCGCGTCCGCGTCTGCGCGATTGCGGTCTGAGGGGGCGGAGGAGAAGATGGGCGGAGGGGAATTGGAGAAAAGGTGAACAGCGCCCTGCCTTCTTTTCCTTTTCCCCTTTTCTCGTCTTCGCAATCCCGATGATCCGACACCGCGAGGAACGCTGCGGCCTACACCTCGACGCTGGACCCGGTCGAGATCGCTTTCAGCTTCTCACCCATCACTTCCGAGAGGACGCCGAACGCCTTTTCACCGGTGCAGTGACCGGAGTAGACGGTGCCTGCGACCCTTTCCATCATCTTGCACCCGATCTCTCGCACCTCGCTGCGGCTCGCCGCCATCGAATTGAAAAACGGCAGCCCGACGAGGTGAAAACCGCCGAAAACGGCTTTGACGGGCGTGTGAGGAAACTGTGCCCTGGCGGCGTCAATCAGATTGAGAACGCCATGGTGTGAGCAGCCTGTGAAGACCGTCATGCCGTCGTCCTCGTGCACCGCCATCAACAGCTCGTGATCAAAGGGATCCGGGATCAACGTCCCACTCGAATCTGCGAAGAGCCTGCGGTTACCCTTCGGCCTCGGATGCGCCGAGCCGATTGCCGTCAGCAGGTAGACTCCGGGAGAGATGACCCGCATTTCACTGACGTACTCGATCCTGCTTTCGAACCGCTCGAGCAGAGCCAGATCGAGACCGATCGGCTTCTTGATCAACCCGGGGAGCCTGAAATAACGATTGGTGCGTGGTCCTTCACGGAGAAAGACCGGCGCCTTCCGATTGAGCTCGAAGAACCGTGCGAGACCACCCCCATGGTCGAAATGATGGTGCGACACGACAGCGAGATCGACGTCCGATATCTCGACACCCAACTTCTCTGCGTTGGCGGCGAATGCCCCTGAAGCACCCGTGTCGAAGAGAATCTTGTTGCCGTTCAGCTCGACGAACAGCGAAAGACCCCACTCCGGCTGGAGATCTTCCCGGCCTTCGAGAGCACCATTTTCGATCAGCGCGGTCACCCGCATTCGGGCCTCCCTTCGATTCTCGGCCATTCTACCTGCATGTCTTCTCAGAAATCGTTCGAGGCAATCAAATGGAGGAATTTGGGCAGGATGGTCAGCGCCTCCGGGCTCGGCAGCGCCTCGTAACCGTCGATGTTGCCGAACTCCTTGATGTAGGCCAGACATCGATCCCGGTTTCCCCGCTGGTCGAGTTCCGGGTGGAACTGAGTCGCCCAGATCGGTTTTTCGGGCACACGCATCGCCTGATACGTGCACAGGGCGCTGGTGGCGAGATTCTGGACTCCGTTCGGAAGTGTCTCTGCACGATCGAAATGTCCCATCTGCGCCACGAACGCCTCGGGCAGCTGTCCGAATAGCGGATCCCCGACGCCGGCCTCGGTGAGTTCGACTTCGTACGAACCGATCTCCGCGTTCTCGGCGTCGCGGACCACCTTCCCACCGAGAGCCTCGACAAGAAGCTGAAAGCCGTAGCAGC includes these proteins:
- a CDS encoding MBL fold metallo-hydrolase is translated as MRVTALIENGALEGREDLQPEWGLSLFVELNGNKILFDTGASGAFAANAEKLGVEISDVDLAVVSHHHFDHGGGLARFFELNRKAPVFLREGPRTNRYFRLPGLIKKPIGLDLALLERFESRIEYVSEMRVISPGVYLLTAIGSAHPRPKGNRRLFADSSGTLIPDPFDHELLMAVHEDDGMTVFTGCSHHGVLNLIDAARAQFPHTPVKAVFGGFHLVGLPFFNSMAASRSEVREIGCKMMERVAGTVYSGHCTGEKAFGVLSEVMGEKLKAISTGSSVEV
- a CDS encoding type 1 glutamine amidotransferase, whose protein sequence is MRILVLQSRFAMDPMLEHERRCIAATTGRADHELNYINAVEAVPEPEVVTEFDAVIIGGSGDFSVVERDQPFLDPTIALLQRLVDVGLPIFGCCYGFQLLVEALGGKVVRDAENAEIGSYEVELTEAGVGDPLFGQLPEAFVAQMGHFDRAETLPNGVQNLATSALCTYQAMRVPEKPIWATQFHPELDQRGNRDRCLAYIKEFGNIDGYEALPSPEALTILPKFLHLIASNDF